From Lytechinus variegatus isolate NC3 chromosome 16, Lvar_3.0, whole genome shotgun sequence, the proteins below share one genomic window:
- the LOC121430294 gene encoding brevican core protein-like, whose translation MTHIAMTTRGNEPCSDGFDLNYTIPMFEICPGMLGEDGEMRPTIPKIIPAYLTQRHGCENQPKKRLSGKRICRIPATLPRSVTTTMTTRQNVDTKNITSTSSPEPETTSPKPQTTLPTIVTNYTSQVSSTLTSNSTEAWTTTFNPNISQPTIVTNYTSQVSSNITSNSTEAWTTIFQPNTSQPSLDACFFKPCRNGGTCSTTAPSVYKCTCNAGHTGTHCEFSICPKDWFYYGNKCYVYLSQNRTWGMAIQACSSLTVQFYGETVNRQPSMLLPESQDEADEMAQRFPGADGAGRIWINCNDRQTEGVWICETDANGTISNYRNWYRTEPNGDGDTAYLVNHYIDQAKWFDFNQFSTVSTPQTVCQVIL comes from the exons ATGACACATATTGCCATGACAACCAGAGGGAATGAACCATGCAGCGATGGCTTCGATCTCAACTACACCATACCAATGTTTGAGATCTGTCCAGGAATGCTTGGTGAAGATGGTGAGATGAGGCCAACTATCCCGAAGATCATTCCAGCTTACCTAACGCAGAGACACGGATGCGAGAACCAACCCAAGAAGCGACTGTCAGGAAAACGAATATGTCGAATCCCAG CCACTCTCCCTCGTTCTGTGACGACTACCATGACTACAAGACAGAATGTTGACACCAaaaacatcacatcaacttcttCTCCAGAACCCGAGACAACCTCTCCCAAACCACAAACCACTCTACCAA CGATTGTAACAAATTATACGTCACAAGTGTCCTCGACCCTCACATCGAATTCTACAGAAGCTTGGACCACCACATTTAACCCTAACATCAGTCAACCAA CGATTGTAACGAATTATACGTCACAAGTGTCCTCGAACATCACATCGAATTCTACAGAAGCTTGGACCACCATATTTCAGCCAAATACCAGTCAACCAA GCCTTGATGCCTGTTTCTTCAAGCCTTGTAGAAATGGAGGTACTTGCTCGACCACAGCACCGTCGGTGTATAAGTGCACATGTAACGCAGGACACACTGGAACGCACTGTGAATTTT CTATCTGTCCTAAAGATTGGTTTTACTACGGAAACAAGTGCTACGTATACCTGTCTCAAAACAGAACATGGGGAATGGCTATTCAAGCGTGCAGCTCTCTGACAGTGCAGTTTTATGGCGAGACCGTCAATCGGCAACCGTCGATGCTTCTTCCAGAGAGTCAAGACGAAGCCGATGAAATGGCTCAACGATTTCCCGGCGCGGATGGAGCGGGAAGGATTTGGATCAATTGCAATGACAGGCAGACAGAGGGGGTGTGGATATGTGAGACAGACGCGAACGGGACAATTTCAAATTACAGGA aTTGGTACAGAACTGAGCCAAATGGGGACGGTGATACTGCCTACCTAGTGAATCATTATATTGATCAGGCCAAATGGTTCGATTTCAACCAGTTTTCTACAGTCTCCACTCCTCAAACAGTGTGCCAAGTCATTCTGTAA